A DNA window from Mucilaginibacter xinganensis contains the following coding sequences:
- the mutS gene encoding DNA mismatch repair protein MutS → MAKDATKETPLMQQYNQIKVKYPGALLLFRVGDFYETFGEDAIKAAGILGIVLTRRANGAATHIELAGFPHHSLDTYLPKLVRAGQRVAICDQLEDPKTTKTIVKRGVTELVTPGVAINDNILHQKSNNYLASLYFEKNSIGIALIDISTGEFLTAQGSSEYIDKLLQSFSPSEIIYPRSRQQDFKENYGDRFYTYTLDEWPYSGDYASEVLLKHFGVKSLKGFGIDKLTLGIVAAGVALHYLNETEHRNLQHISGISRIEEDRYLWLDRYSVRNLELVGSANENALTLVDVLDHTCSPMGARLLRRWIVMPLKELKPINDRLGVVEYLIAEEELRETLKQNIRLIGDLERLISKIGLQKVNPREVCQLKKALLAIDTIKKIGETSVSLPLQAIAAQLNPCTLISEKIEKELSAEPPVMLVKGGVMSEGINEELDRLRKIAFGGKGYLLEIQKREAELTGIPSLKVSFNNVFGYYLEVTHSHRDKVPSEWIRKQTLVNAERYITPELKEYEEQILGAEEKILALETRLYNDLVYSLAEYIKPIQLNAQLVARLDVLLNFATISIKNYYVKPDMNDSRVIDIKGGRHPVIEKNLPLGEEYITNDVFLDSETQQIIIITGPNMAGKSALLRQTGLIVLMAQMGCFVPAKAASIGLVDKIFTRVGASDNLSSGESTFMVEMNETASILNNLSDRSLILLDEIGRGTSTYDGISIAWSIAEFLHNQPAARAKTLFATHYHELNELSNSFNRIKNFNVSVKEVGHTIIFLRKLVPGGSEHSFGIHVAKLAGMPQKVLTRANEILKKLENERTGGEHIKESIRKVQKQAVQMQMFSIDDPVLVKIRDTLNNLDVNTLTPVEALMKLDEIQRVIKG, encoded by the coding sequence TTGGCAAAAGACGCAACCAAAGAAACACCGTTAATGCAGCAGTACAACCAGATAAAGGTTAAGTACCCGGGTGCTTTGCTGCTGTTTCGTGTGGGTGATTTTTATGAAACGTTCGGTGAGGATGCAATTAAGGCTGCAGGTATTTTAGGGATTGTACTTACCCGGCGCGCTAATGGCGCTGCCACCCATATCGAGCTGGCTGGTTTCCCGCACCACTCACTGGATACTTACCTGCCAAAACTGGTGCGTGCAGGCCAGCGTGTTGCCATCTGCGATCAGTTGGAAGACCCAAAAACGACAAAGACCATTGTTAAGCGCGGCGTAACGGAACTGGTTACACCGGGTGTGGCAATAAATGACAATATCCTCCATCAAAAAAGTAATAATTACCTCGCCTCCCTTTATTTTGAAAAGAATAGTATAGGCATTGCTTTAATTGATATTTCAACCGGCGAGTTTTTAACCGCCCAGGGCAGCAGTGAATATATTGATAAACTGCTGCAAAGTTTTTCACCTTCTGAGATCATTTATCCGAGAAGCCGGCAGCAGGATTTTAAGGAAAATTACGGCGACCGATTTTATACCTACACGCTTGATGAATGGCCTTACAGCGGTGATTACGCCAGCGAAGTATTACTCAAGCACTTCGGTGTAAAATCATTAAAAGGTTTCGGGATAGATAAATTGACCCTGGGGATAGTAGCCGCCGGTGTTGCACTGCATTACCTGAACGAAACGGAACACCGGAACCTGCAGCACATTTCGGGCATCAGCAGGATTGAAGAAGACCGTTACCTGTGGCTTGACCGTTACAGCGTGCGGAACCTGGAACTGGTGGGATCGGCTAATGAAAACGCCTTAACACTTGTTGATGTGCTCGATCATACCTGTTCGCCGATGGGGGCAAGGTTATTGCGCCGCTGGATAGTGATGCCGTTAAAAGAGCTGAAGCCTATTAACGATCGCCTGGGTGTGGTGGAATACCTGATAGCCGAAGAAGAACTAAGGGAAACATTAAAACAAAATATTCGCCTTATTGGCGACCTGGAGCGCCTGATTTCAAAAATAGGCCTTCAAAAGGTAAATCCCCGCGAAGTATGCCAGCTAAAAAAAGCCCTGCTGGCAATTGATACCATTAAAAAAATTGGCGAGACATCGGTAAGCCTGCCCTTACAGGCCATAGCCGCACAACTTAACCCGTGTACCCTCATCAGTGAAAAGATAGAAAAGGAACTAAGCGCCGAACCCCCGGTAATGCTGGTTAAAGGCGGGGTAATGAGTGAGGGGATTAACGAGGAGCTTGACCGCCTGCGAAAGATAGCATTTGGTGGTAAAGGGTATTTACTGGAGATCCAAAAACGGGAGGCCGAGTTAACCGGCATACCTTCACTTAAAGTATCCTTTAATAACGTATTTGGTTATTATCTTGAAGTTACGCACAGCCACCGGGATAAGGTACCTTCTGAATGGATCCGCAAGCAAACACTGGTAAATGCGGAGCGTTACATTACGCCTGAACTTAAGGAGTATGAAGAGCAGATCCTGGGTGCCGAAGAAAAGATCCTGGCACTTGAAACACGGCTGTATAACGACCTCGTCTATTCGCTTGCCGAATATATTAAGCCTATCCAGTTGAATGCACAGCTGGTAGCCCGTTTAGATGTACTTCTGAACTTTGCGACCATCTCCATAAAAAATTACTACGTTAAGCCCGACATGAACGATAGCCGGGTTATTGACATTAAAGGCGGCCGCCACCCGGTAATTGAAAAGAACCTGCCGCTGGGCGAGGAGTATATTACGAATGACGTTTTCCTTGATTCGGAAACGCAGCAGATCATTATTATTACAGGGCCCAATATGGCGGGTAAATCCGCATTGTTAAGACAAACAGGACTGATTGTGCTGATGGCGCAGATGGGGTGTTTTGTGCCGGCTAAGGCAGCCTCAATAGGACTGGTGGATAAGATCTTTACAAGGGTAGGGGCGTCTGATAACCTTTCTTCGGGCGAATCAACCTTTATGGTGGAAATGAACGAAACAGCCAGTATCCTCAATAACCTCTCGGACAGGAGCCTGATCCTACTGGATGAGATCGGCCGTGGTACCTCGACATATGATGGGATCTCGATAGCATGGTCAATTGCTGAATTTTTGCATAACCAGCCTGCTGCAAGGGCTAAAACTTTGTTCGCCACCCATTACCACGAACTAAACGAGCTGAGTAACTCATTCAACAGGATCAAAAATTTCAATGTGTCTGTAAAAGAAGTTGGGCATACCATCATCTTTTTAAGGAAACTGGTTCCGGGTGGAAGCGAACACAGTTTCGGGATCCATGTGGCTAAACTGGCCGGTATGCCGCAAAAGGTATTAACCCGCGCCAACGAAATATTAAAGAAACTTGAAAATGAACGGACCGGCGGCGAGCACATTAAGGAGAGTATCCGCAAGGTGCAGAAACAGGCCGTACAAATGCAAATGTTCAGTATTGATGACCCGGTACTGGTAAAAATTCGTGATACGCTGAACAACCTGGATGTAAATACCCTAACGCCGGTAGAGGCCCTGATGAAGCTGGATGAAATTCAGCGCGTAATAAAAGGGTAG
- a CDS encoding C40 family peptidase, with amino-acid sequence MNKIHYLYCLLVFTIILSSCHSRKLAMKGHPGDIVQPDGSIADKYATILGVDKSNIQNGRLYAFVEQWMGTPYKFGGEDKDGVDCSGLAQLLEQQVYGINIPRSTSQQITVIKRKYEEELQEGDLLFFDYDGKKFSHVAVYLQNGYYVHASSSKGVIITKLHDPYTYKYFSRCGSIVIDTTTAQAGDSGSR; translated from the coding sequence ATGAACAAAATACATTACCTGTATTGTTTATTGGTTTTCACAATTATCTTGTCTTCCTGCCATAGCAGGAAGCTGGCCATGAAGGGGCATCCCGGCGATATAGTGCAACCGGATGGAAGTATTGCCGATAAATACGCGACAATACTTGGGGTTGATAAAAGCAATATCCAAAACGGGCGCCTGTATGCTTTTGTTGAGCAATGGATGGGTACCCCTTATAAATTCGGTGGCGAAGATAAAGATGGCGTTGATTGTTCAGGTCTGGCGCAGCTGCTTGAGCAGCAGGTGTATGGTATAAATATCCCAAGGTCAACCAGCCAGCAAATAACGGTGATAAAACGGAAGTATGAGGAAGAACTGCAGGAAGGAGACCTGTTGTTTTTTGATTACGACGGAAAGAAATTCAGCCATGTGGCCGTTTACCTGCAAAATGGCTATTATGTGCATGCCAGTTCCTCAAAAGGAGTTATTATAACCAAATTACACGATCCTTACACCTACAAATACTTTTCCAGGTGCGGATCAATTGTAATTGATACAACGACGGCCCAGGCAGGTGACTCCGGCAGCAGGTAA
- a CDS encoding DUF3857 domain-containing protein: MKLFILIGCFASLSSMANAQQNYAANLISKDLLPYASSVVRNEEVTIEVKDLDNALYHVKKVITVLNKNGDDYAHIAIFHDKSDVIKSVKGVVYDEQGNQIRKFSESNFEDENAGGSALFENVRVKHYLPSVTDYPYTIAYEYEEKSKQTLTFDEWLPNPGDGVAVEKSSFTFICKPDFNIKYTENNLAQQAKITSLQGLKTYSWQVSNLKAIKYEPLSPYYKVYASSVKVAPETFTYYGIKGSYTNWNELGRWISDKLMANRQALTYETIQHVKELTKDIASPKLKAKKIYEYMQDRTHYISVQVGVGSYQPFLASEVDKENYGDCKALVNYTQALLKAVDIDSYYCIVKSGGRYNVSLQNDFASMNQADHIILCVPFKNDTTWADCTSQTIPFGYLGDFTDNRTVLALTPAGGKLLHTPKYTAADNLESRKGSFAISNTGELSGMMTTVFKGVNYQDCDEIIKEAKTEQYKLEQKRYPINNMDIDQLEIKQDKSFDPSTTESIKLHARDYATVTDNKIYFLINPANRENHSPPPVRNRINNVYITRGYLDEDEVIYKIPEGYHLEKRALNVKLNKPFGTFTAIMVLNGNQLIYKRRFQLNDGTYDKNTYQEVVDFYESVVDADDYNVVLLKN, from the coding sequence ATGAAATTATTTATACTAATCGGGTGTTTTGCCAGCCTTTCATCAATGGCAAATGCACAACAAAATTACGCCGCGAACCTGATTTCAAAAGACCTTTTACCCTACGCAAGTTCAGTGGTGAGAAATGAAGAGGTAACTATTGAAGTTAAAGACCTTGACAACGCCCTGTACCATGTAAAAAAAGTGATCACGGTTTTAAACAAAAATGGCGACGACTATGCCCATATCGCTATATTTCATGATAAAAGCGATGTGATTAAAAGCGTTAAGGGTGTTGTTTATGATGAACAGGGGAACCAGATAAGAAAGTTTTCGGAAAGTAATTTTGAGGATGAAAATGCCGGCGGAAGCGCATTGTTTGAAAACGTGAGGGTTAAGCATTACCTGCCTTCGGTTACCGATTACCCTTACACCATTGCGTATGAATATGAAGAGAAGTCAAAACAAACACTGACTTTTGATGAGTGGCTGCCAAACCCCGGTGATGGCGTAGCGGTTGAAAAAAGCTCATTTACCTTTATTTGCAAGCCTGATTTTAACATAAAATATACCGAGAACAATTTAGCGCAACAGGCAAAAATCACCAGCCTGCAGGGTTTAAAAACATATTCATGGCAGGTTAGCAATTTAAAGGCTATTAAGTATGAGCCTTTAAGCCCTTATTATAAGGTTTATGCAAGCAGCGTTAAAGTTGCACCAGAAACATTTACTTATTACGGCATAAAAGGGTCATACACCAACTGGAATGAACTTGGCAGATGGATCAGTGACAAACTAATGGCGAACCGCCAGGCGCTTACTTATGAAACCATCCAACACGTAAAGGAGCTCACCAAAGATATTGCATCGCCTAAGCTTAAGGCAAAAAAGATCTATGAATACATGCAGGACCGGACACATTATATTAGTGTGCAGGTAGGCGTTGGCAGTTACCAGCCGTTTTTGGCATCGGAGGTTGATAAGGAAAACTACGGGGATTGCAAGGCACTGGTGAACTATACCCAGGCTTTGCTAAAGGCGGTTGATATTGATTCCTATTATTGCATAGTTAAGTCGGGCGGGCGATATAACGTTAGTTTACAAAACGACTTCGCCAGCATGAACCAGGCCGACCATATTATTTTGTGTGTACCCTTTAAAAATGACACCACCTGGGCCGATTGTACCAGCCAGACAATTCCGTTTGGCTACCTGGGAGATTTTACGGATAACAGGACAGTGCTTGCGCTTACACCAGCGGGCGGTAAGCTACTGCATACCCCAAAATATACTGCCGCCGATAACCTGGAGAGCCGTAAAGGCAGCTTTGCAATCAGCAATACAGGTGAGCTATCCGGAATGATGACCACCGTATTTAAAGGTGTTAATTACCAGGACTGCGACGAAATAATTAAAGAGGCTAAAACTGAACAATATAAACTGGAGCAAAAGCGCTACCCCATAAACAATATGGATATAGACCAGCTGGAGATTAAGCAGGATAAAAGCTTTGATCCTTCAACCACCGAAAGCATAAAACTGCACGCGCGGGATTATGCTACAGTAACCGATAATAAAATTTATTTTTTAATTAACCCGGCCAACCGCGAAAATCATTCGCCGCCCCCGGTGCGTAACCGGATCAACAACGTTTACATAACCCGTGGCTATTTGGATGAGGATGAAGTTATTTATAAAATACCCGAGGGCTATCACCTTGAAAAACGTGCGTTAAATGTCAAATTAAATAAGCCCTTTGGAACTTTTACAGCAATTATGGTTTTAAACGGTAACCAGTTGATTTACAAGCGCAGGTTCCAGTTAAACGACGGTACTTATGATAAAAATACGTACCAGGAAGTGGTCGACTTTTATGAATCGGTGGTGGATGCGGACGACTACAACGTAGTGCTTTTAAAAAACTAA
- a CDS encoding DUF3857 domain-containing protein: protein MRKPLLITLILIFSCCILSAQDFPYGTISIQEMNMKNYAKDTSAHAVVLQEFGKSSINIGSDDHIKLMYEYHVKIKIFDSKAFEKGTIQIPVYNGSDNDAYEEASDITGVTYYKDDNGLTQKVELENKKIYPVKENKYWANYKFALPGLRNGCVIEYKYKVESPYWYKMRPWHFQEDIPKLYSEYEVHIPAFFNFNASLKGPLKLTTTKSSIESGCFETHGAKADCSLINYGMADVPAFVEDDYMTSPNNFKSTVNFELVDWTSPYDGIKHKETKEWRDIDYSLKTESEFGGQLKRKGLLKDKIAPIIAGKTDDLSKAKAIYKYWQKWFKWNDFIGIYSQNISKAYDTHSGSVADINLSLVTALSAAGLNADAVLLSTRNNGALNTLYPAIGDFNYVIAKVDIGGQSYLLDATDPLLPFGMLPFKCLNDKGRVFSLDKPSYFMDMSLPQREKSSYILDVTLQDNGKLKGTLTDYSSGYEAYKKRVAIKKFNSNDEYIENLNGKLPKWKLLKAEIRNLDSLDMPVTEQYDVEIDLYKNIGESNKLTFNPYYFGRISTNPLKLNERSYPIDMGMASEERYVITLHLPLTYTVETPPQPLAISIPNNGGRYISSYEPGDNSFSFVYVTQYSKSVYGAEEYPYLKEFFNKIIQSQKAEMVFKKK, encoded by the coding sequence ATGAGAAAACCTCTGCTTATCACGCTTATCCTGATCTTTTCGTGCTGTATTTTATCAGCACAGGACTTTCCTTACGGTACCATTTCCATCCAGGAAATGAATATGAAAAACTACGCCAAAGACACGTCGGCCCATGCTGTGGTATTGCAGGAGTTCGGCAAATCGAGCATAAATATTGGCAGTGACGATCACATTAAATTAATGTATGAGTACCATGTTAAAATAAAAATATTCGACAGCAAAGCTTTTGAAAAGGGTACTATACAAATCCCGGTTTATAATGGAAGTGATAACGATGCTTATGAAGAAGCATCTGACATTACCGGGGTTACCTATTATAAAGACGATAACGGGTTGACCCAAAAGGTTGAGTTGGAAAACAAAAAGATCTATCCGGTTAAGGAGAATAAATATTGGGCAAACTATAAGTTCGCCCTGCCCGGCCTTCGCAATGGCTGCGTAATTGAATATAAATACAAGGTTGAATCACCTTATTGGTATAAAATGCGCCCATGGCATTTCCAGGAAGATATTCCGAAGTTATATTCTGAATATGAAGTGCACATTCCCGCTTTTTTTAATTTTAACGCCTCGCTTAAAGGGCCTTTAAAACTAACCACAACTAAATCGTCAATTGAGTCGGGCTGTTTTGAAACGCATGGGGCAAAAGCAGACTGTTCACTAATTAATTATGGCATGGCCGATGTTCCGGCGTTTGTTGAGGATGATTATATGACGTCGCCAAATAACTTTAAATCCACCGTAAACTTTGAACTGGTAGATTGGACGAGCCCCTACGACGGTATAAAACACAAGGAAACCAAAGAGTGGCGCGATATAGATTATTCGCTTAAAACCGAATCTGAGTTCGGCGGCCAGCTTAAACGAAAAGGGCTGTTAAAAGACAAGATTGCACCTATTATAGCCGGAAAAACAGATGATCTTTCAAAAGCTAAGGCTATTTATAAATATTGGCAAAAATGGTTTAAATGGAACGATTTTATCGGGATCTATAGTCAAAATATAAGCAAAGCCTATGACACACACAGCGGCAGCGTAGCAGATATCAATTTATCATTGGTTACGGCGTTAAGCGCGGCCGGGCTAAATGCCGACGCTGTCCTGCTGTCAACCCGGAATAATGGCGCCCTTAACACCTTATATCCAGCTATCGGCGATTTCAACTATGTGATTGCAAAAGTTGATATTGGCGGCCAGAGCTACCTGCTGGATGCCACCGACCCGCTGCTTCCCTTTGGGATGCTGCCATTTAAATGCCTGAACGACAAAGGCCGGGTTTTCAGCCTGGATAAGCCGTCGTACTTTATGGATATGAGCCTGCCCCAGCGCGAAAAAAGCAGCTACATTCTCGATGTTACCCTGCAGGATAATGGTAAATTAAAGGGAACCCTGACTGATTATTCATCAGGTTATGAGGCATATAAAAAACGCGTCGCCATAAAAAAATTCAATAGTAACGATGAGTATATCGAAAACCTGAACGGAAAACTGCCTAAATGGAAGCTCCTTAAAGCGGAAATCAGGAATCTTGATAGCCTGGATATGCCGGTTACCGAACAATATGATGTGGAAATAGACCTCTATAAAAACATCGGGGAAAGCAATAAATTAACTTTCAATCCTTATTACTTTGGCAGGATCTCTACCAACCCACTTAAATTAAATGAGCGCTCATACCCTATTGATATGGGAATGGCATCGGAAGAGCGGTATGTAATAACCCTGCACCTGCCTTTAACTTATACTGTTGAAACACCGCCGCAGCCTTTGGCTATATCTATTCCAAACAATGGGGGCAGATACATATCAAGCTATGAACCCGGTGACAATTCGTTCAGTTTTGTTTATGTTACGCAGTACAGTAAATCAGTTTACGGCGCTGAAGAATATCCTTATTTAAAGGAGTTCTTTAATAAGATCATCCAGTCGCAGAAAGCCGAAATGGTATTCAAAAAGAAATAA
- a CDS encoding 3'-5' exonuclease: MKLNLKRPLAFFDIESTGTNLGVDRIVELSVIKLHPDGSEEVKTWRVNPGMPIPLESSLIHGIYDEDIKDEPLFKDLASMIADFIDISDLAGYNSNKFDIPMLMEEFLRANVLFDLDNRHFVDVQNIFHQMEQRTLKAAYQFYCNKQIINAHSAEADTRATMEVLLAQIAKYENIEWEDKKGNRSTPVVNDVEALHHFTNLNKPVDFAGRMVYNENGEETFNFGKHKGKTVEDVLKIEPSYYSWMMQGDFPLYTKRKLEEIYTRWNAKKNAERYARQQQQQQAAPRPQESVQQPKPAAVEVKREFHKPDHLKTANHPKPENKPFKKKDDGPAQPVNEDMLKLLADKFKKG; encoded by the coding sequence ATGAAATTAAACTTAAAACGGCCACTGGCATTTTTCGACATTGAATCAACCGGAACTAATCTTGGGGTTGACCGTATTGTTGAATTATCTGTTATCAAATTGCATCCTGATGGCAGCGAAGAGGTTAAAACCTGGCGGGTGAACCCCGGCATGCCTATTCCGTTGGAATCGTCACTGATACATGGTATCTATGACGAGGATATTAAAGATGAGCCGCTTTTTAAGGATCTTGCATCAATGATTGCAGACTTTATTGACATCAGTGATCTTGCCGGTTATAATTCCAATAAGTTTGATATTCCAATGCTGATGGAGGAGTTTTTACGGGCCAATGTTTTATTTGACCTGGATAACCGCCATTTTGTGGATGTACAGAATATATTTCACCAAATGGAGCAGCGCACACTGAAAGCTGCATATCAGTTTTACTGCAATAAACAAATTATAAACGCCCATTCAGCCGAGGCTGATACCCGTGCTACTATGGAGGTTTTGCTCGCCCAAATAGCAAAATACGAAAACATAGAGTGGGAAGATAAAAAAGGAAACCGCTCAACACCTGTTGTAAACGATGTTGAAGCTTTACACCATTTTACCAACCTTAATAAACCCGTTGACTTTGCCGGCCGGATGGTTTACAACGAAAACGGTGAAGAGACCTTTAATTTTGGTAAACATAAGGGCAAAACAGTTGAAGACGTGCTTAAAATTGAACCCAGCTATTATTCATGGATGATGCAGGGTGATTTCCCGCTCTACACCAAACGTAAACTGGAAGAGATTTATACCCGCTGGAACGCTAAAAAGAATGCAGAGCGTTACGCCAGGCAGCAACAACAGCAGCAGGCTGCCCCTAGACCCCAGGAAAGCGTTCAGCAGCCTAAACCTGCAGCCGTAGAGGTTAAAAGAGAGTTCCACAAGCCTGATCACTTAAAAACCGCCAACCATCCGAAGCCGGAAAATAAGCCCTTTAAAAAGAAGGATGATGGCCCGGCACAACCCGTAAATGAAGATATGCTGAAACTGCTTGCCGATAAGTTTAAAAAGGGTTAA
- the queG gene encoding tRNA epoxyqueuosine(34) reductase QueG: MQLKKSSYSQFIKNEAKNLGFIFCGISKAEFLTDEAPRLEAWLKKGMHGEMQYMENHFDKRLDPRLLVDGAKSIISLGLNYYTDQQQIDSLSPKISKYAYGADYHHVIKEKLKHLLELINNNIGETGGRAFVDSAPVLDKAWAKKAGLGWMGKNTNLINKKTGSFFFLAELIVDLELDYDIAPTADHCGTCTRCIDACPTQAIVAPYIVDGSRCISYLTIELKNEIPAEFKNKMNNWMFGCDVCQDVCPWNKFSVLHNEPAFTPHPDLLGLNKADWEEITEDVFQKVFKNSAVKRTKFSGLKRNINFLKD, translated from the coding sequence ATGCAGCTAAAAAAGTCATCATACAGCCAGTTTATAAAAAATGAAGCTAAAAATCTGGGTTTCATTTTTTGCGGCATTTCAAAGGCTGAGTTTTTAACAGATGAAGCCCCCAGGCTTGAGGCATGGCTAAAGAAAGGGATGCATGGCGAAATGCAATACATGGAAAACCATTTTGATAAACGACTGGATCCCCGTTTATTGGTTGACGGCGCTAAATCGATAATATCATTAGGCCTTAACTATTATACTGACCAGCAGCAGATAGACTCATTAAGCCCAAAGATTTCAAAATATGCTTACGGAGCTGATTATCATCATGTTATTAAAGAAAAATTAAAGCATTTGCTTGAACTGATAAATAACAATATAGGTGAAACAGGCGGGCGCGCGTTTGTTGACTCCGCCCCAGTTCTTGATAAAGCCTGGGCGAAAAAAGCAGGCCTCGGGTGGATGGGAAAAAACACAAACCTTATCAATAAAAAGACAGGTTCCTTCTTTTTTTTGGCTGAACTGATTGTAGATCTTGAACTGGATTATGATATTGCACCCACTGCTGACCATTGCGGAACATGCACCCGTTGTATTGATGCCTGCCCCACCCAGGCAATTGTGGCACCTTATATTGTTGATGGCAGCCGGTGCATCTCCTACTTAACCATTGAACTTAAGAATGAGATCCCTGCTGAATTTAAGAATAAAATGAACAATTGGATGTTTGGCTGTGACGTGTGCCAGGATGTGTGCCCATGGAACAAATTTTCTGTACTGCATAATGAACCTGCATTTACGCCACATCCTGATTTACTCGGGCTTAATAAAGCAGACTGGGAAGAAATAACGGAAGATGTATTTCAGAAAGTATTTAAAAACTCAGCCGTAAAAAGAACAAAATTTAGCGGGCTAAAGAGAAATATAAATTTCCTGAAAGATTAG
- a CDS encoding SpoIIAA family protein, with protein MLKPIYDLPPHVAGLHAFDEVSETEYEDALIQIIDNLLIKNSKVNFVLVLETDIKNFASGAWCGNIKIGFRYFFKWGRVALVTDQKSVLGYSDLFKYIIPGKFRYFPLACLDQAVRWISIKER; from the coding sequence ATGCTTAAGCCAATTTATGATCTTCCTCCACATGTAGCCGGACTGCATGCCTTTGACGAGGTTAGTGAAACGGAATATGAGGATGCACTTATTCAAATAATAGATAATTTACTTATAAAAAACAGCAAGGTGAATTTTGTGCTGGTGTTGGAAACCGATATAAAAAATTTTGCTTCCGGTGCCTGGTGCGGCAACATAAAAATAGGGTTTAGGTATTTTTTTAAATGGGGTAGGGTTGCGCTCGTAACGGATCAAAAAAGTGTACTGGGCTATAGCGACTTGTTTAAATATATAATCCCCGGAAAGTTCAGGTATTTTCCGCTGGCTTGTCTCGATCAAGCTGTTAGATGGATTTCAATAAAAGAAAGATGA
- a CDS encoding polysaccharide deacetylase family protein encodes MIKQLFTAAALCFSGLAVSAQGNNAAIMARKQVPIVCYHQIRDWRPKDSKNAKDYIIPVQSFKDHMKMLADSGYHTILPDQLYDYLTKGAALPSKPIMLTFDDTDLDQFEIARPTLKKYGFKGVYFIMTVSLGRPHYMTKEQVKQLSDEGNVIASHTWDHHRVDKYKHDANPKKDDWTVQIDKPTKKLEEITGKKITYFAYPFGVWKKPVLPELKKYNFKLAFQLADKRDENYPLLTVRRILDSGYWTTKSFSANVRHSF; translated from the coding sequence ATGATAAAACAACTTTTTACTGCAGCTGCCCTTTGTTTTTCGGGCCTGGCTGTATCTGCGCAAGGTAATAATGCGGCCATTATGGCCCGCAAACAGGTTCCGATAGTTTGCTACCACCAGATTCGCGACTGGCGACCAAAAGATTCAAAGAATGCCAAGGATTATATTATCCCCGTGCAATCATTTAAGGATCATATGAAAATGCTTGCAGACAGCGGCTATCATACCATATTACCCGATCAGCTGTATGATTACCTGACCAAAGGTGCTGCACTACCAAGCAAACCCATTATGCTTACTTTTGACGATACCGACCTTGACCAGTTTGAAATAGCACGGCCAACATTAAAAAAGTACGGCTTTAAAGGGGTTTATTTTATCATGACCGTTTCATTAGGCCGGCCGCATTACATGACCAAAGAACAGGTTAAGCAATTATCTGATGAAGGCAACGTAATTGCCAGCCATACCTGGGACCACCACAGGGTAGATAAATACAAGCATGATGCTAACCCTAAGAAAGACGACTGGACGGTACAAATTGACAAGCCAACAAAAAAGCTGGAAGAAATTACAGGCAAAAAAATAACCTATTTTGCTTATCCGTTCGGTGTTTGGAAAAAACCTGTTTTGCCTGAACTTAAGAAATACAATTTTAAACTTGCATTCCAATTGGCTGATAAACGTGATGAAAACTATCCGTTACTTACAGTTAGACGCATACTGGACAGCGGATATTGGACCACAAAATCTTTCAGCGCCAATGTTAGGCATAGCTTTTAA